In a genomic window of Panthera uncia isolate 11264 unplaced genomic scaffold, Puncia_PCG_1.0 HiC_scaffold_1005, whole genome shotgun sequence:
- the LOC125916703 gene encoding adhesion G-protein coupled receptor D1-like, with product MLSSVSTIRNQRYHIHANLSFAVLVAQILLLISFSFKPGTVPCQVLAVLLHYFFLSAFAWMLVEGLHLYSMVIKVFGSEDSKHLYYYGIGWGFPLVICIISISFAMNSYGTNNNCWLSITSGAVWAFVAPALSIIVVSPAGGCEGPRLQPVAAPGHAARDPCPQMAGREAQARGACQGRCAPQGLSLRVLARALSSRPQQGPWCAPRERGIMGDRERDPRSR from the exons ATGCTCTC CTCGGTCAGCACCATCCGGAACCAGCGCTACCATATCCATGCCAACCTGTCCTTTGCTGTCCTCGTGGCCCAGATCCTTCTGCTCATCAGCTTCAGCTTCAAGCCTGGCACA GTCCCCTGCCAGGTGCTGGCCGTGCTCCTGCACTACTTCTTCCTGAGTGCCTTTGCCTGGATGCTGGTGGAAGGGTTGCATCTCTACAGCATGGTGATCAAGGTCTTTGGCTCAGAGGACAGCAAGCATCTCTACTATTATGGGATAGGATGGG GTTTTCCTCTCGTCATTTGCATCATTTCCATATCGTTTGCCATGAACAGTTATGGAACAAATAACAA CTGCTGGCTCTCCATCACGAGCGGCGCCGTCTGGGCCTTCGTGGCCCCTGCCCTGTCCATCATTGTGGTAAGTCCCGCCGGTGGGTGTGAGGGCCCCCGTCTGCAACCTGTCGCAGCCCCCGGGCATGCAGCCCGGGACCCCTGTCCCCAGATGGCTGGCCGGGAGGCGCAGGCGCGCGGAGCCTGCCAGGGTCGGTGTGCACCGCAGGGTCTTTCCCTGAGGGTTCTCGCCCGCGCCCTGTCCTCGCGGCCCCAGCAGGGACCTTGGTGTGCGCCTCGGGAGCGCGGGATCATGGGGGACAGAGAACGCGACCCGAGGAGCCGGTGA